Proteins found in one Ostrinia nubilalis chromosome 27, ilOstNubi1.1, whole genome shotgun sequence genomic segment:
- the LOC135084922 gene encoding aldo-keto reductase AKR2E4-like, protein MLCNYVLLLVLCANFVFSDVIPAPKLKLRDGTEIPSLALGTWLGNNTKGRIEPHSTEVENAVSAAIDLGYRHIDTAYAYKVEDQVGRAVIKKIAEGVKREDLFITTKLWNDRHAREAVVPALRESLDQLKLDYVDLYLIHWPVGQFGNQSYDYTDYVDTWRGMLEAKALGLARSVGVSNFNQQQIDRLAAAGLELPAVLQVEINLNLQQPSLLAYCRDHHIVVMGYTPFGSLFPSKAREDAPPPRVDDPTLVGMGEKYNKTVTQIIVRYLLDLGIIPIPKALKPAHIAQNFAVFDFSLSQEDRDWLKTYDKGYRTIPQLKWLDHPYYPFEKS, encoded by the exons ATGTTATGTAATTATGTTTTACTTCTTGTTTTGTGCGCTAATTTTGTG tTTAGCGATGTTATACCGGCACCAAAGTTGAAACTCCGTGATGGAACAGAGATACCCAGCTTGGCACTTGGAACTTGGCTCGGCAACAACACCAAG GGCCGCATAGAGCCTCACTCCACCGAAGTGGAGAACGCCGTCTCCGCCGCCATAGACCTCGGCTACAGACACATAGACACGGCGTACGCTTACAAAGTGGAAGACCAGGTCGGGAGGGCCGTTATTAAGAAGATTGCGGAGGGCGTGAAGAGGGAGGACCTGTTTATTACTACTAAG CTCTGGAACGACCGCCATGCCCGGGAGGCAGTGGTGCCGGCGCTCAGGGAGTCTTTAGACCAGCTCAAGCTTGACTACGTCGACTTGTACCTGATACACTGGCCCGTGGGACAGTTT GGTAATCAGAGCTACGACTACACAGACTACGTCGACACCTGGCGCGGAATGCTGGAAGCTAAG GCGCTCGGGCTGGCGCGTTCAGTCGGCGTGTCCAACTTCAACCAGCAGCAGATAGACCGCCTCGCAGCAGCCGGCCTGGAGCTGCCGGCGGTGCTGCAAGTCGAG ATCAACCTGAACCTCCAGCAGCCGTCCCTCCTAGCCTACTGCCGCGACCACCACATCGTAGTGATGGGCTACACGCCCTTCGGCTCTCTGTTCCCCTCCAAGGCGAGGGAAGACGCGCCCCCACCCCGGGTCGATGACCCCACCCTGGTGGGGATGGGGGAGAAGTATAATAAGACGGTTACGCAGATCATAGTGCGGTATTTG TTGGACCTCGGTATCATACCAATCCCAAAGGCCCTGAAGCCGGCCCACATCGCTCAAAACTTTGCGGTCTTCGACTTCAGTCTCTCGCAAGAAGACAGAGACTGGTTGAAGACCTACGACAAGGGTTATAGGACCATACCGCAGCTGAAATGGCTCGACCACCCATACTATCCGTTTGAAAAATCGTAA
- the LOC135084923 gene encoding aldo-keto reductase AKR2E4-like gives MYALWLFALSVACAQSSGVAPKIKLNDGREVPALGIGTWLGFTRDGGRVEVKGDDVQKAVEWAIDAGYRHIDTAHIYNTEDQVGRAVNKKISEGVIKREDVFITTKLWNDRHAKDSVVPALRESLKQLNLDYVDLYLIHWPIAELSNHSLANIDYVETWQGMIESRDLGLAKSIGVSNFNKAQLDRLSSLSRVKPSMLQVEINLNLQQPELLAYCKQKNIAVTGYTPFGSLLDSKARDDAPPPRVTEPALVAIAQKYNKTVPQVALRYEIELGVIPIPKSTNKHRIEQNIDVFDFSLSQQERDLLRSYDRRYRVIAVKHWEASPYYPFEV, from the exons ATGTACGCGCTGTGGTTATTCGCTTTATCCGTGGCTTGT gcCCAAAGTTCGGGGGTGGCTCCGAAGATCAAGCTCAACGATGGGCGAGAGGTCCCAGCGCTGGGCATCGGGACATGGCTGGGCTTCACGAGGGAT GGTGGGCGAGTGGAGGTGAAAGGTGATGATGTCCAGAAGGCGGTGGAGTGGGCCATCGACGCCGGGTACAGACATATCGACACTGCGCACATCTACAACACTGAAGATCAG GTTGGCAGAGCCGTAAACAAAAAGATATCGGAGGGCGTCATCAAGAGGGAAGATGTGTTCATCACTACGAAG CTGTGGAACGACCGCCACGCCAAGGACTCGGTGGTGCCGGCGCTGCGCGAGTCGCTCAAGCAACTGAACCTGGACTATGTGGACTTGTACCTCATCCACTGGCCTATAGCTGAGTTG TCCAACCACTCTCTTGCCAACATCGACTACGTGGAAACGTGGCAGGGCATGATAGAGTCCCGGGACCTGGGCCTGGCCAAGTCCATCGGGGTGTCCAACTTCAACAAGGCGCAGCTGGACAGGCTGTCCTCGCTGAGCAGGGTGAAGCCAAGCATGCTGCAAGTCGAG ATCAACCTGAACCTCCAGCAGCCAGAACTGCTCGCGTATTGCAAACAGAAGAACATCGCCGTCACCGGGTACACGCCCTTCGGATCTCTGCTGGACAGCAAGGCCAGGGACGACGCGCCTCCGCCCAGGGTCACGGAGCCGGCGCTGGTGGCTATAGCACAGAAGTACAATAAGACCGTACCGCAAGTGGCGCTAAGATACGAG ATAGAGCTAGGAGTGATCCCCATACCCAAGTCGACCAACAAGCATCGCATCGAGCAGAACATCGACGTGTTCGACTTCTCGCTGAGCCAGCAGGAGCGGGACCTGCTGCGGAGCTACGATCGGCGCTACCGCGTCATAGCTGTGAAGCACTGGGAGGCCTCGCCCTACTACCCCTTcgaagtataa